Proteins encoded in a region of the Bubalus bubalis isolate 160015118507 breed Murrah chromosome 9, NDDB_SH_1, whole genome shotgun sequence genome:
- the LOC102393578 gene encoding olfactory receptor 56-like: protein MGLVKNQTLISHFILLGLFNYTPLHLLLFSIIMAMFLVALSGNGLMILLINTDSRLHSPMYFFLSWLSLMDLMLISTIVPRMAINYLLGHGSISFTGCGLQILFFVTLLGDECFLLAFMAYDRYVAISNPLRYSVVMSRHVCWLMVALCWLSGLVDGLIQSIYTLSFPYCGSQEIDHFFCDIPAVLKLACADTSLYQTMIYVCCVIMLLLPFSVISISYLLILITVLHMHSTEGRKKAFATCSSHMAVVSLFYGAAMIAYMWPQTYHSSKQDKVVSAFYTMITPMLNPLIYSLRNKEVAGALKKLLGRCPCGGRQE, encoded by the coding sequence ATGGGCTTGGTGAAAAATCAGACTCTCATCTCCCATTTCATCCTTCTGGGCCTCTTCAACTACACACCACtgcacctcctcctcttctccatcATCATGGCCATGTTTCTGGTGGCCCTCTCTGGCAACGGGCTCATGATCCTCCTCATCAACACTGACTCCCGTCTCCACagccccatgtacttcttcctcagctGGCTGTCACTCATGGACCTCATGCTCATCTCCACCATTGTACCACGGATGGCCATCAACTATCTCCTGGGCCATGGTTCCATCTCCTTCACAGGCTGTGGGCTCCAGATCCTGTTCTTCGTCACCCTCCTGGGGGATGAGTGCTTTCTGCTGGCTTTCATGGCCTATGATCGCTATGTGGCCATCAGCAACCCACTGAGGTACTCAGTGGTCATGAGCCGCCATGTCTGCTGGCTCATGGTGGCATTGTGTTGGCTCTCTGGTCTGGTGGATGGGTTAATTCAGTCCATCTATACCCTGAGCTTTCCCTACTGTGGCTCTCAGGAGATcgaccacttcttctgtgataTCCCTGCAGTGCTTAAGCTGGCCTGTGCTGACACTTCTCTTTATCAGACGATGATCTATGTGTGCTGTGTCATTATGCTACTCCTGCCGTTCTCTGTCATCTCTATTTCTTACCTGTTGATCCTAATAACCGTGCTCCACATGCATTCCACTGAAGGTCGGAAAAAGGCCTTTGCTACCTGCTCCTCCCACATGGCAGTCGTCTCTCTCTTCTATGGGGCTGCCATGATTGCTTACATGTGGCCCCAGACCTACCACTCCTCCAAGCAGGACAAGGTGGTCTCAGCTTTCTATACCATGATCACCCCTATGCTCAACCCActcatctacagcctgaggaacaagGAAGTGGCTGGTGCTCTCAAGAAACTCCTGGGGAGGTGTCCATGTGGTGGGAGACAGGAATAA